In Lolium rigidum isolate FL_2022 chromosome 7, APGP_CSIRO_Lrig_0.1, whole genome shotgun sequence, the DNA window CGTCGGGCAGATCCTCGGGTCGTCCACGTCGGCGTCGGGCCGCGCGCACGTGAACGCCCACTCGCGGCGGATCCTGacctccagctccggcgccatGGTGTTCGACGGGTCCCAGAAAAAAGGGTGCACCAGCATCACGCCGGCGATCGCCGCGCCCGGCTGCAGCGGGAGCACCTCGGAGGCGGCGCGCAGGGCGACGTTGTGCGCGATGTTGGCGCCGGCACTGTCGCCGGCGAGGAACACGCGGGAGGCGTCCCCGTGCGCCGCGAGCCACGGCTCCGATCCCCCGGGCCCGGCGGCGCAGGCGTCAACCGCCCACGCGAGCGCCGCCCAGGAGTCGTCGTAGGCCGCGGGGAGCGGGTGCTCCGGCACGCGGCGGTACTCCACGGACACCGCGATGGCGCCGGCGCGAGCGGAGAGGGCGTTGAGGTAGCGGTGGTATGTCGGGGACGCCGCGGACTGGACCATGAAGCCGCCGCCGTGGACGTACACGAGGACGGGCAGCTTCttggcgccaccggcggcagcggcTGGAGGGAGGTAGAGGCGGACGGAGAGGCCGGTGGCCGGGTCGATGGTGACGTCCTTGGAGGCCACGCCCGTGGCGTCGTCGAAGGACGCCGGCACGGTGTCGGTGCCGATCAGGCGCTCGATGCTGCCGTTCTTGTAGACGCGGATGAAGGGGAAGAGCTCGATCTCGACATCGCTTGGGCAGGCGGCGTCGCTGGAAGCCATTACGGTGGATGCGCTCTGTGAAGGCGAGCTTGTGATATGGAGTGCGCCAGTGCGGTGGAGGAAAAGTGAACTAGTAGTGGAACAAGTAGGAGACTGGCCATTTGGATGAACAAGTTGGAAGTTTTTAAATCCACATTCTTGGCTGCCGGCGGCTAAGCACGGCGCAGCCACACGAGTTTGTTGTCTCGGCGATCTCCATCGCTGCACTCAACACTGCACGTCTAGACTTTACATGGCAAGTGGCCGCCAGTTTTCGCTGGTGATAGAGCCGATGGAGGATGGGGAACAAGTCATGTAATGCTGTTCGAGCTAGCAGGACGTGGATGGCTGGGAGCACACGTACGTGCTGCCGTTGCTGGTTAGTTCAGATAGTCTGCGTGTCTTTTTTACCAAAATTTCACCGATTTATTAATCATAAATAACACTACAATGAGgctcaaaagtaataaaaatacaTATAGACCATTAGATCACCTACCGATGATTACAAACACTAGCGTGAGTCGAAGACGCGCCGTCGTCCTCGCACCTCCATGACCAAAACAACAACCATCGCAAATGATGACAATCGTATATAtacgcattatcatttattttcctaTCAAAGACATGTCCGACCAACCTTTTTCATTTCACATCATCCGACGGCCTGGGTCGTTAGGATTCGCTGCTACAGTGTCGCAAATATAAGATTATAAAATATGGGTTTTCCAAATAATATACTGCTTAATGGTATGCTTGGTTATCACACAGTAGCCAGAAAAAGGTCCTATCAAGAAAGAAGCATCTCATCAAGGTTTTTAAATTTAGCTCTTATCTATTGAACTCAATATCGCCATATCAGGCGTTGGCTATAATGTGTTTTATTAGTGTATACTTGTATGTTCATATGCACACAAGGAGTATTATAGCAAAGCTAGAAAGAGGGCGCATGAGTAAAATTTTGGTAAACTTGAGCCGATCGAAATTAGGTCAGTTAGAAAATAAGCTTATTCCAAACTGAGCTAAAAACAATGGAACAGGATAGTTGCTTCATGTGTGAGAGCACGTAAGTAGAGTAAGTGTTCCCACCtgccaaactatttgatttgAGATGTAAATGTTAGGAATGAGCACCTAGTATTCAACATATACATGTGTTACAATATTCAGGAAAGCCCCCCTCTACACTATACACTGGGGATACACAACAAAGTGGTCTATACATCACTAACACCCCCCCCCCGGCAAACTCATGGTGGGTCAACAACACTGAATTTAGAGAGAAAGAATCCATACTGCGCTCTAGTCTGGGCCTTCATGAAGAAGTCAGGGAGCTGTAACTCGGAAGGCACATACTGTAGAGCCATGACCTGATCCTGCCCAGCAGTACGCACAAAGAAGGCATCAGCACCTATGTGcttggtgagctcgtgcttcaccggGTCACGTGGAATGCTGATGGCACCAGTACTGTCCGACAAGAGAGGAGTCGGTGCGTCAGCAGAAGCACCAAAGTCCTCCA includes these proteins:
- the LOC124678749 gene encoding probable carboxylesterase 12 — protein: MASSDAACPSDVEIELFPFIRVYKNGSIERLIGTDTVPASFDDATGVASKDVTIDPATGLSVRLYLPPAAAAGGAKKLPVLVYVHGGGFMVQSAASPTYHRYLNALSARAGAIAVSVEYRRVPEHPLPAAYDDSWAALAWAVDACAAGPGGSEPWLAAHGDASRVFLAGDSAGANIAHNVALRAASEVLPLQPGAAIAGVMLVHPFFWDPSNTMAPELEVRIRREWAFTCARPDADVDDPRICPTSAGASARLAAMPCGRVMVAVAEDDFLAAKGRAYHAALLASGWRGEAELVDTPGQGHVFHLRRPGTEAAAEMLDRVADFISRA